One Microplitis demolitor isolate Queensland-Clemson2020A chromosome 2, iyMicDemo2.1a, whole genome shotgun sequence DNA segment encodes these proteins:
- the LOC103572177 gene encoding integrin alpha-PS1 isoform X2, with protein MKLAWMIFVLIYGALGFNLEWRIPVIKRGKSESYFGYSVAEHQEILENDNKSISWILVGAPLDQNRQPGTNRSGALWQCPLTTNSRDCVQVITDGRQDIDSDELIPPGNDEIKDGQWLGVTVRSQGVGGKVMVCAHRHIVKTADSQWGQGHCYILTQDLQYDDLKKPCSGKPTKKAHEQFGYCQAGTSGILTPEDRVVIGTPGPHTWRGTMYVFTVSDEFLLRDNTVYNAPMQDASPVSKYSYLGMSVTVGNFFGKGLAYASGAPRSNGTGQVVVLTRQNSRPDMDVALILNGEQFASSFGYEIAAADVNGDEITDLIVSAPFYFNKAEGGAVYIYTSLCRHNKDNDKCKPTKLVGREESRFGFALANLRDLNKDGYEDLAIGAPYEGKGTVYIYLGSKNGIITTPSQVIHSEDTPVPLRTFGYSLSGGIDMDKNGYPDLLIGAYDDDAVALLRARKIIDITTSVRYARKDGTYQDKIEAIDPNKFGCSSDPTSNHTCFAFEACCKTESLTRNEGMLNLKLNYHIEAETYSGVKKFSRVWFGFGKNKPHYINRTVTLDPTKLMHCQREIVYLKENTRDIQSPIKFRLNYTLVQEEPIMPAEGNLLPDINNYPILNQQEAARIFEATFQKDCGDNEICESDLQVDAKLNLSASVVKPNFYELLLGEVEEVVVDVSTVNIGESAYEAQLFISHSPSLNYIASKSNESIICNLYNSTLVICSIGNPFRKDNAVNVQVRFDPKGVEDNEPQLNFVIFANSTSKEVQEKQPVRLQAIVLKRAELSIKGSAKTQWAYYGGPVVGESAIKHLNEVGPKVSHMYEVFNEGPWKVRTVEVVISWPYEVANDKKHGKWLLYLEEMPTVSHVGDGECILPPGYVVNPLKLLGSVSYDDLDPFPSTTSPPVNYYRNRTVNHIRDRRDIEKVVSTRMTTDPDGHSRQIVSMNCKTGTAKCFDIKCIIYNLQRKQEATITVKARLWNSTLVEDYPKVDQVKIGSNARIVIPPNIEIQQENLKNDQATAETIAYPDLGDQQDSEPVPIWIIIVAICAGLLLLILLTLILWKLGFFKRRRPDPTLSGNLEKHRDDNPEHEALFKH; from the exons atgaaGCTGGCTTGGATGATTTTTGTGCTGATTTATGGAGCGTTGGGTTTCAATCTCGAGTGGAGGATACCTGTTATCAAACGAGGAAAGAGTGAATCTTATTTTGGATACTCGGTAGCAGAGCACCAAGAAATACTTGAGAATGATAACAAGTCAATAAGCTG GATTTTGGTCGGCGCACCTTTGGATCAAAATAGACAACCTGGTACCAATAGATCTGGGGCATTGTGGCAGTGTCCATTGACCACTAATTCACGGGATTGTGTTCAAGTTATTACTGATGGTCGACAAG atATTGATTCTGATGAATTAATTCCTCCGGGAAACGACGAGATAAAAGACGGACAGTGGCTCGGGGTGACAGTAAGAAGTCAAGGGGTCGGTGGCAAAGTTATGGTCTGCGCCCATCGGCACATAGTAAAAACAGCGGACTCACAGTGGGGGCAAGGACACTGCTACATTTTGACCCAGGACCTCCAGTATGACGATTTGAAAAAACCGTGCTCGGGAAAACCAACGAAGAAAGCTCATGAGCAATTCGGATACTGCCAAGCTGGAACCAGTGGGATACTAACACCAGAGGATCGTGTCGTCATTGGTACACCTGGTCCACACACCTGGCGTGGTACCATGTACGTTTTTACAGTATcagatgaatttttattgcgTGACAACACTGTCTATAATGCGCCAATGCAAGACGCATCACCTGTCAGCAAGTACAGTTACCTGGGAATGTCTGTCACTGTCGGTAATTTCTTTGGTAAAGGTCTGGCATACGCTTCCGGTGCTCCGAGATCAAATGGAACTGGACAAGTCGTGGTATTGACCCGTCAAAATTCACGTCCTGACATGGATGTCGCACTAATTTTGAATGGCGAGCAATTCGCTTCGAGTTTCGGTTACGAAATAGCCGCTGCTGATGTCAATGGCGATGAAATAACAGATTTGATTGTCTCTGCTCCGTTTTACTTCAATAAAGCTGAAGGTGGTGCTGTTTATATTTACACATCCTTGTGTAGACACAACAAAGATAATGATAAATGTAAGCCAACAAAGCTAGTAGGTCGTGAAGAATCACGTTTTGGATTTGCATTGGCTAACTTacgtgatttaaataaagatgGTTATGAAGATTTAGCTATAGGTGCACCTTACGAAGGCAAAGGcactgtttatatttatctggGATCCAAAAATGGAATCATAACAACACCGTCACAAGTTATACATTCAGAAGATACTCCCGTACCTCTACGTACCTTCGGTTACTCGTTGAGCGGTGGAATTGATATGGACAAAAATGGCTACCCTGATTTATTAATTGGTGCTTATGATGATGATGCCGTTGCTCTGCTGCGTGCAAGAAAAATAATCGACATCACTACTTCAGTGCGTTACGCTCGCAAAGATGGCACTTATCAGGACAAAATAGAGGCCATTGACCCAAATAAATTCGGGTGTTCATCAGATCCCACATCAAATCACACGTGTTTTGCTTTTGAAGCCTGCTGCAAAACAGAATCACTGACCCGCAATGAGGGTATGCTTAATCTCAAACTGAATTATCACATCGAAGCTGAAACTTACTcgggtgtaaaaaaattctcgcgTGTCTGGTTTGgttttggtaaaaataaacCCCATTATATTAATCGTACAGTGACATTAGACCCGACAAAACTGATGCACTGTCAGCGTGAGATCGTTTATTTGAAAGAGAACACGCGTGACATACAATCGCCAATTAAATTCCGCTTGAATTATACCCTAGTACAAGAAGAGCCGATAATGCCAGCCGAGGGTAATTTATTGCCagacattaataattatccgATATTAAATCAACAAGAAGCCGCAAGAATATTTGAAGCGACGTTTCAAAAAGATTGCGGTGACAATGAAATATGTGAAAGTGATCTACAAGTTGacgcgaaattaaatttatctgcgTCAGTTGTCAAGCCAAATTTCTATGAATTGTTGTTGGGTGAAGTGGAAGAGGTTGTTGTTGATGTCAGTACTGTCAATATCGGAGAGTCTGCATATGAAGCGCAATTGTTTATAAGTCACTCGCCTAGTCTTAATTACATTGCAAGTAAAAGTAATGAGTCGATTATCTGCAATCTCTATAATTCGACACTAGTAATTTGTTCCATTGGCAATCCGTTCAGAAAAGACAACGCTGTCAATGTTCAAGTAAGATTCGACCCCAAAGGAGTCGAAGACAACGAACCGCAAttgaattttgttatttttgccAACTCAACATCTAAAGAAGTGCAGGAAAAACAACCGGTTCGATTGCAAGCGATCGTACTAAAACGCGCGGAATTGTCAATAAAAGGAAGCGCGAAAACTCAGTGGGCTTATTACGGCGGTCCGGTTGTTGGAGAATCTGcgataaaacatttgaatgaAGTTGGCCCTAAAGTATCGCACATGTATGAAGTCTTCAACGAGGGTCCGTGGAAAGTGAGGACCGTCGAAGTTGTTATTTCTTGGCCTTATGAAGTTGCTAATGACAAAAAACACGGCAAGTGGTTGTTGTATCTCGAGGAAATGCCGACAGTGAGTCATGTTGGCGATGGGGAATGCATTTTACCACCTGGTTATGTTGTAAATCCACTGAAATTACTTGGCAGTGTTAGTTACGATGATTTGGATCCATTCCCATCAACGACAAGTCCTCCTGTTAATTATTACCGCAATCGGACAGTTAATCATATCAGAGATCGACGGGATATTGAAAAGGTTGTCAGTACGAGAATGACAACTGATCCTGATGGTCATTCACGGCAAATTGTTTCTATG aatTGTAAAACAGGGACTGCTAAATGCTTTGACattaaatgtattatttataacttacaaCGTAAACAAGAAGCGACAATTACTGTGAAGGCAAg GCTGTGGAATTCAACGCTCGTCGAGGATTATCCGAAGGTTGACCAGGTTAAAATCGGCTCCAATGCTAGAATCGTAATCCCACCGAACATTGAAATCCAgcaggaaaatttaaaaaatgaccaGGCTACG gcCGAAACGATAGCGTATCCAGATCTAGGTGATCAGCAAGACAGTGAACCAGTGCCAATTTGGATAATAATAGTCGCTATTTGTGCTGGgttgttattattgatattactGACATTAATATTATGGAAACTAGGATTCTTTAAGAGACGTAGGCCTGATCCTACTCTGTCTGGTAATTTAGAAAAGCATAGAGATGATAATCCAGAGCACGAAGCTTTATTTAAacactaa
- the LOC103572177 gene encoding integrin alpha-PS1 isoform X1, which yields MKLAWMIFVLIYGALGFNLEWRIPVIKRGKSESYFGYSVAEHQEILENDNKSISWILVGAPLDQNRQPGTNRSGALWQCPLTTNSRDCVQVITDGRQAEDGLIDPNIDSDELIPPGNDEIKDGQWLGVTVRSQGVGGKVMVCAHRHIVKTADSQWGQGHCYILTQDLQYDDLKKPCSGKPTKKAHEQFGYCQAGTSGILTPEDRVVIGTPGPHTWRGTMYVFTVSDEFLLRDNTVYNAPMQDASPVSKYSYLGMSVTVGNFFGKGLAYASGAPRSNGTGQVVVLTRQNSRPDMDVALILNGEQFASSFGYEIAAADVNGDEITDLIVSAPFYFNKAEGGAVYIYTSLCRHNKDNDKCKPTKLVGREESRFGFALANLRDLNKDGYEDLAIGAPYEGKGTVYIYLGSKNGIITTPSQVIHSEDTPVPLRTFGYSLSGGIDMDKNGYPDLLIGAYDDDAVALLRARKIIDITTSVRYARKDGTYQDKIEAIDPNKFGCSSDPTSNHTCFAFEACCKTESLTRNEGMLNLKLNYHIEAETYSGVKKFSRVWFGFGKNKPHYINRTVTLDPTKLMHCQREIVYLKENTRDIQSPIKFRLNYTLVQEEPIMPAEGNLLPDINNYPILNQQEAARIFEATFQKDCGDNEICESDLQVDAKLNLSASVVKPNFYELLLGEVEEVVVDVSTVNIGESAYEAQLFISHSPSLNYIASKSNESIICNLYNSTLVICSIGNPFRKDNAVNVQVRFDPKGVEDNEPQLNFVIFANSTSKEVQEKQPVRLQAIVLKRAELSIKGSAKTQWAYYGGPVVGESAIKHLNEVGPKVSHMYEVFNEGPWKVRTVEVVISWPYEVANDKKHGKWLLYLEEMPTVSHVGDGECILPPGYVVNPLKLLGSVSYDDLDPFPSTTSPPVNYYRNRTVNHIRDRRDIEKVVSTRMTTDPDGHSRQIVSMNCKTGTAKCFDIKCIIYNLQRKQEATITVKARLWNSTLVEDYPKVDQVKIGSNARIVIPPNIEIQQENLKNDQATAETIAYPDLGDQQDSEPVPIWIIIVAICAGLLLLILLTLILWKLGFFKRRRPDPTLSGNLEKHRDDNPEHEALFKH from the exons atgaaGCTGGCTTGGATGATTTTTGTGCTGATTTATGGAGCGTTGGGTTTCAATCTCGAGTGGAGGATACCTGTTATCAAACGAGGAAAGAGTGAATCTTATTTTGGATACTCGGTAGCAGAGCACCAAGAAATACTTGAGAATGATAACAAGTCAATAAGCTG GATTTTGGTCGGCGCACCTTTGGATCAAAATAGACAACCTGGTACCAATAGATCTGGGGCATTGTGGCAGTGTCCATTGACCACTAATTCACGGGATTGTGTTCAAGTTATTACTGATGGTCGACAAG CTGAAGACGGTCTAATTGATCCAA atATTGATTCTGATGAATTAATTCCTCCGGGAAACGACGAGATAAAAGACGGACAGTGGCTCGGGGTGACAGTAAGAAGTCAAGGGGTCGGTGGCAAAGTTATGGTCTGCGCCCATCGGCACATAGTAAAAACAGCGGACTCACAGTGGGGGCAAGGACACTGCTACATTTTGACCCAGGACCTCCAGTATGACGATTTGAAAAAACCGTGCTCGGGAAAACCAACGAAGAAAGCTCATGAGCAATTCGGATACTGCCAAGCTGGAACCAGTGGGATACTAACACCAGAGGATCGTGTCGTCATTGGTACACCTGGTCCACACACCTGGCGTGGTACCATGTACGTTTTTACAGTATcagatgaatttttattgcgTGACAACACTGTCTATAATGCGCCAATGCAAGACGCATCACCTGTCAGCAAGTACAGTTACCTGGGAATGTCTGTCACTGTCGGTAATTTCTTTGGTAAAGGTCTGGCATACGCTTCCGGTGCTCCGAGATCAAATGGAACTGGACAAGTCGTGGTATTGACCCGTCAAAATTCACGTCCTGACATGGATGTCGCACTAATTTTGAATGGCGAGCAATTCGCTTCGAGTTTCGGTTACGAAATAGCCGCTGCTGATGTCAATGGCGATGAAATAACAGATTTGATTGTCTCTGCTCCGTTTTACTTCAATAAAGCTGAAGGTGGTGCTGTTTATATTTACACATCCTTGTGTAGACACAACAAAGATAATGATAAATGTAAGCCAACAAAGCTAGTAGGTCGTGAAGAATCACGTTTTGGATTTGCATTGGCTAACTTacgtgatttaaataaagatgGTTATGAAGATTTAGCTATAGGTGCACCTTACGAAGGCAAAGGcactgtttatatttatctggGATCCAAAAATGGAATCATAACAACACCGTCACAAGTTATACATTCAGAAGATACTCCCGTACCTCTACGTACCTTCGGTTACTCGTTGAGCGGTGGAATTGATATGGACAAAAATGGCTACCCTGATTTATTAATTGGTGCTTATGATGATGATGCCGTTGCTCTGCTGCGTGCAAGAAAAATAATCGACATCACTACTTCAGTGCGTTACGCTCGCAAAGATGGCACTTATCAGGACAAAATAGAGGCCATTGACCCAAATAAATTCGGGTGTTCATCAGATCCCACATCAAATCACACGTGTTTTGCTTTTGAAGCCTGCTGCAAAACAGAATCACTGACCCGCAATGAGGGTATGCTTAATCTCAAACTGAATTATCACATCGAAGCTGAAACTTACTcgggtgtaaaaaaattctcgcgTGTCTGGTTTGgttttggtaaaaataaacCCCATTATATTAATCGTACAGTGACATTAGACCCGACAAAACTGATGCACTGTCAGCGTGAGATCGTTTATTTGAAAGAGAACACGCGTGACATACAATCGCCAATTAAATTCCGCTTGAATTATACCCTAGTACAAGAAGAGCCGATAATGCCAGCCGAGGGTAATTTATTGCCagacattaataattatccgATATTAAATCAACAAGAAGCCGCAAGAATATTTGAAGCGACGTTTCAAAAAGATTGCGGTGACAATGAAATATGTGAAAGTGATCTACAAGTTGacgcgaaattaaatttatctgcgTCAGTTGTCAAGCCAAATTTCTATGAATTGTTGTTGGGTGAAGTGGAAGAGGTTGTTGTTGATGTCAGTACTGTCAATATCGGAGAGTCTGCATATGAAGCGCAATTGTTTATAAGTCACTCGCCTAGTCTTAATTACATTGCAAGTAAAAGTAATGAGTCGATTATCTGCAATCTCTATAATTCGACACTAGTAATTTGTTCCATTGGCAATCCGTTCAGAAAAGACAACGCTGTCAATGTTCAAGTAAGATTCGACCCCAAAGGAGTCGAAGACAACGAACCGCAAttgaattttgttatttttgccAACTCAACATCTAAAGAAGTGCAGGAAAAACAACCGGTTCGATTGCAAGCGATCGTACTAAAACGCGCGGAATTGTCAATAAAAGGAAGCGCGAAAACTCAGTGGGCTTATTACGGCGGTCCGGTTGTTGGAGAATCTGcgataaaacatttgaatgaAGTTGGCCCTAAAGTATCGCACATGTATGAAGTCTTCAACGAGGGTCCGTGGAAAGTGAGGACCGTCGAAGTTGTTATTTCTTGGCCTTATGAAGTTGCTAATGACAAAAAACACGGCAAGTGGTTGTTGTATCTCGAGGAAATGCCGACAGTGAGTCATGTTGGCGATGGGGAATGCATTTTACCACCTGGTTATGTTGTAAATCCACTGAAATTACTTGGCAGTGTTAGTTACGATGATTTGGATCCATTCCCATCAACGACAAGTCCTCCTGTTAATTATTACCGCAATCGGACAGTTAATCATATCAGAGATCGACGGGATATTGAAAAGGTTGTCAGTACGAGAATGACAACTGATCCTGATGGTCATTCACGGCAAATTGTTTCTATG aatTGTAAAACAGGGACTGCTAAATGCTTTGACattaaatgtattatttataacttacaaCGTAAACAAGAAGCGACAATTACTGTGAAGGCAAg GCTGTGGAATTCAACGCTCGTCGAGGATTATCCGAAGGTTGACCAGGTTAAAATCGGCTCCAATGCTAGAATCGTAATCCCACCGAACATTGAAATCCAgcaggaaaatttaaaaaatgaccaGGCTACG gcCGAAACGATAGCGTATCCAGATCTAGGTGATCAGCAAGACAGTGAACCAGTGCCAATTTGGATAATAATAGTCGCTATTTGTGCTGGgttgttattattgatattactGACATTAATATTATGGAAACTAGGATTCTTTAAGAGACGTAGGCCTGATCCTACTCTGTCTGGTAATTTAGAAAAGCATAGAGATGATAATCCAGAGCACGAAGCTTTATTTAAacactaa